Part of the Paenibacillus sp. JNUCC32 genome is shown below.
GTTTTGTGCGGCGTATCGCTCCCCTGGAACTTGTAGAGCTGAACCACGCCAAAATCGGTATGAACCTTGATCGACTCAACCGGTTCTGGCAAGTGACTCATCGCCTCCTCATAAGCCGCCGCATATTCCTTCTGCCCATCCTCTGTAACAAAACCGCTTAACGACCCGTCATCTCTGAATAGAAAGCCTGCTACCGTCAGTATAGCTAGTATCGCAATGAGAATGCTACCCAAGATAATCCATCCTTTTCTTCGTTTCACTTCAATCCCCTCCTAAGGCGACTATAAGCTATGACGTAACGTTATACGCAACCCCCATGCGCTCTATAGCTGCCTGTTACCGAATCGGCTTGAAATCCCTTCCTTCTTGTGCAATAGTGAAAGGTAGAATATTGAAGGAGGGATCCGCTTGTCCCTTACGGAATGGATGGTTGATATCTTTGGCTCGCTGGACGGGCTCGTGGCCGCGCTTCTTGCCACTGCGGTATTTGCGGGCCTGTACATATACAGTGCGTCCCGGCTGCTCGGTGCACGCAAGGATTCGCTCGCTCGCATTCGTCAGACCTTGACGGTCTACGCCAGGCTGGCAGGGCTTCTCGGCACGCTGATCCATCGACCGACCCGGACGGCCGTCCCCGAGGATCTGCTGATCCGGCTTCTGCAGGAATGCAAATCCGCTGACCTGTTGACGCGTGAGCTCCACGAACAAATGGATATTTTTCTAAGCGATCGCGATGAATCCCGATTGACGACGCTTCACAAGCTGCTGGACCGCGAGATCAACAGACTCATGAAGGAGCGCGACGAGCTGGTTGGACGGCTGGAGAAGCCCGGCTGGGGGATGGGCTTGTGGCTGCTCCTAAAACCTGCCGTACCTGCCCTTTCACTGGGTGCCGCGCTCCTATGGACGGCGGTCCTTGCGGAGGAACTCAGGCAAACCTCGGCCTGGGCAAGCCCCGAGGTTTGGTGTTTATGGCTCTCCAATATCATTGCCACGATCTCTTTCTACCGTTTATTGATGGATTCGAGAAGAAAAACGCATGGCATGATTTATACCGTGCTGCATCTGCTGATTGTGGCTTCGGCCTTATTTAATCTGATCGGCGGCGAAGCCTCGCCTTACGTTCTGGCTACCCAATGCTTGCTCTATCTGGCGGGTTTCCGGGTAACGGCCACCCGTAAGCGGCGTGAGCGGCCCTATGCCGGCCATCCGGAGCTGATGGAGCAGTTCCTTCATCCTGCCGGGGATCACGATCCTCTAAGCGAAACAACAGGCGCAGGCGAGCCGGAGATCGGCAGCAGCCCGCTCCGGTCGCGATAAGATGCCTGATACATGAATACGATTAACAAACAGCCCGACCGATTCAACGGCCGGGCTGTTTGTATTATTCATATACTCTATCTCTAATAGAAAAGAACTCCCGCATGATTCCCAAAGCGCGTTCCCCTGGTCTACTTGGTCAACACCCGTGGTGTCTTACCCATGTCGACTGGACAGGCTGCACTTCAGTTATCTGGCGGAAGTTCTTTTTACGGTACCTGGTAGCTTTTGCTTAGTCATCTTGTATTCGTTCTTCGCTGTTGGCCGGATGCCCGGGACGATCCTGACGTCTTGACCGTTCCGGAGGCCGTATTCTCGAAACGCTTGCGCTCCGTTCGTTCCATCTGAACGATTTGACCCTCATGCACTACGATTTGCAGCGAACCGAATTCCATGTCGTTCAGCAGGCTTGCTATGCGCTCGAGCCACATTTCATCCACTTTTAATGGTTTAGCCATGGATACGCCTCCTCACCGGGCAAAGCCCTCATTTATTCACTCATCTTCATCAGCCGAAGACACATTCACAATGTAAACGATCATTATTCATTCTTTTCCAACCAATATAGTATGAATTAACCTTAGCATGGGGTGGAAACGACTGTCAATGGGCATTTTTTCGCGTAAACCAATTTTTAAGCAGCAGCGTAATCACGGCTAACAACAGCAATAAGGAGGCCACCGCGAACGATGCCGAAAACTGATACTCATTGTACAAAATCTCGACATGAAGGGGCAGCGTATTGGTCTCTCCGCGGATATGGCCGGATACGACGGACACGGCCCCAAACTCGCCCATGGCCCTGGCATTGCACAGAATGATGCCGTACAGCAGCCCCCATTTGATATTGGGCAGGGTGACCCGCCAGAAGATTTGCCAGCCCTTGGCGCCGAGCGTTACAGCCGCCTCCTCTTCCTTCGTCCCTTGGTCCTCCATCAGCGGGATCAACTCCTTGGCCACAAAAGGAAACGTAACGAATAACGTAGCCAGAACGATGCCGGGCACGGCAAATATGATCTTGATATCATGGCTTTCGAGCCAAGGGCCAAACCAACCCTGACGGCCGAAAATAAGCACGAAGACGAGGCCTCCGATAACCGGCGATACCGCGAACGGTAAATCCAGCAGCGTAATCAGCAGATTTTTGCCTTTAAAGCGGAACTTCGTTATGGTCCAAGCCGCGATGACGCCGAATATCGAATTCAGCGGTACCGCAATCGCCGCCACCAGTAAGGTCAACCGCAGCGCGGACAAGGCATCGGGATCGGACAAGGCCGCGATATAAACCTCCCATCCCTTCTTCAGCGCTTCGGACAGCACCGTAACGAGCGGCAGCACAATAAGCCACAGAAGCACAAGGCCAGCCAAACTAATGAAGGTCCATTTCACCCAGGTTTTCTCCGCTGCAGCCGGAGAGGGCGATGTGCCTCGTTTCCCTGCCGGGACGGCAGCGGGTACGGTTCCAGCCATATAGTTCCCCCTCCCTAGCGTGCGGTTTTCCGCGTCCAGTGTTGTAAAATATTGATTCCGAGCAGCAGCGCGAAAGAGATGAGCAGCAGAATCAAGGCAACCGCCGTAGCGCCGGCATAATCAAACTGCTCCAGCTTCGTCATGATCAACAGCGGCGCAATCTCCGTCTTCATCGGCATATTTCCCGATATGAAGACGACGGAGCCGTATTCTCCGATCCCCCGGGCAAAAGCGAGCGCAAACCCGGTCAGCAGCGGCGGAATCAGAGTCGGCAGAATGATGGTGCGGAACGTGCGCCACCGGCCTGCCCCTAGCGTGGCTGCCGCCTCTTCCGTGTCCCGCTCCGCGTCCTCCAGCACAGGCTGTACCGTCCGCACGACGAACGGTATGCCGATGAACATCAGGGCCAGCGTGATGCCCAAGGAAGAGAACGCCGCCTTGATGCCGAGCGGCTCCAGCAGCGATCCGATCCATCCATTCGCGGAATAGATCGCGGTTAATGCCACCCCCGCCACGGCCGTTGGCAGGGCGAAGGGCAGGTCGATCAGGGCATCCCACCATTTTTTGCCCGGAAAATCATACCGCACCAGCACCCAGGCCAGCAGCAGCCCCAGTATCGTATCCGCTAATGCGGCCAGCGCCGCCGTCGTCAGACTGACCCTGTAGGATGCCAGCACCCTCGGATCGGTTGCAACCGACCAGAACTTCTCCCAGGTCAATCCGGTTTGATTAAGAAGCAGCGCCGATAGCGGCACGAGCACAACCAAACTCATATAAAGGACAGTCAGTCCCATGCCGACTCCAAAACCCGGGAGCACCCTGCGATGATTTCTGCCTTGCTTCCGTACGGGGAGTACCGTCATATCCACTCATCCTTTCCTGCCTTCGGCGGTTATGCCGATCAGCTGCCTGGCACGTAAATCTGATTAAAGATGCCGCCGTCATTAAAATGCTTGGTTTGCGTCTCTTCCCATGTTCCAAACACGTCCTTGAGCGTAAACAATTCGATGGCCGGGAATTTCTCCTTGTATTTGTCGGCTACGCTGGCAAGCGTCGGACGGTAGTAGTTCTCCGCCGCAATCGTCTGCCCCTCTTCGCTGTACAGGTATTCCAGATAGGCTTCGGCCACCTCCCGGGTGCCGCGCTTGTCAACGTTCTTATCCACGACGGCAACCGGCGGTTCTGCCAAAATGCTGACGGACGGGTTCACGATTTCGAATTTATCCGGTCCCAGCTCGTTAATCGAGAGATAGGCTTCATTCTCCCAAGCCAGCAGCACGTCCCCGATTCCGCGTTCCACAAAGGTGGTTGTCGCTCCCCGTGCGCCGCTGTCCAGCACCGGCACATGGGTGAACAGCTCTTTCACGAATTCCTGTGCTTTCGCTTCGTCGTTGTTGTTAACCTTGAGTGCATAACCCCATGCCGCCAGGTAGTTCCACCGTGCACCGCCGGAGGTCTGCGGGTTCGGCGTGATGACCTCCACGCCCTCCTTAATCAGATCCGGCCAATCCTGGATGCCTTTCGGGTTTCCTTTGCGGACGAGGAAAACGATGGTCGAGGTGTAAGGCGCGCTGTTATGCTCAAACTTGCTCTCCCAGCCTTCATTGATCAATCCGGCCTGACGGATCGCATCGATATCGTATCCGAGGGCCAGTGTCACCACATCCGCCTCCAAACCGTCGATAACCGAACGGCTTTGCTTGCCCGAACCTCCGTGCGATTGCTTAAACGTCACCTTCTGGCCTTGTTCCTTCTCCCAATGCGCCGCGAATGCCTTGTTGTACTGATCGTATAACTCCCGGGTCGGATCGTAAGAAACATTAAGCAGTTCCACGCTCGGCTTGCTTGAACCCGAAGCAGGCGTTGCTTCGCCGGCGGTTGCGGCCGTTTCTGTTTTCTGTGAGCCGCAAGCCGTCAGCGCCGCCGTCAGCATGACTGTTAATCCGATGAGAACCCCTTGCTTCAACACCTTTTTCATATGGATCACTCCCCCTATTCTTCTCTACTAAACAGGCCCCATGGCAAAAAAAGACGGAGGAAGGCTCATCGGAACAGAGTCAAGCCGGTTTGCAACCGTGCCTGCCCTTGTTCTTCGAGCGTTCCTCCGTCGATACGGTGAGAACAATATATTATAATTCCTACCTGTTTAGTATGTTATGTTGCTATTGTAATAAGTCCCCCTTCTGCTGTCAAACCTTTTTTTCAAAAAATTTCAAGTTTAGGACCATTCGGACCATAGAACCATTTTTGGTACAACAAACGCGGTCACGGCGCGGATTTCCATTTACTGATGGTTGTATGAACCCGTTTCCAACCTTATAATTCTACCCCAAAGGAGTTGATCACGATAAGAAAGCCAATACGGAAAATCATATCTGCTTTTTTCCTTAGTGTTCTTCTGATCCTGCCGACATTCGCCCAAACGACGGAGGCCGCTCCGCTGTTAAAGCCCGGCAGTGAAAACGGGGATGTCTGGGACCTTCAATATCGCCTGAAAACGCTGGACTTCTACACGCAGCCGCTGGATGGCAAATATGGCGCAAACACGAAAGCAGCCGTTAGCCGTTTTCAAAAAGAATACGGCGTGCCAGCCGATGGAATTACCGGTGCGCAAACCTGGAGACAGCTGAAAAAATATACGTTGAATCAATCCGAAATGGACGTCATGGCCAAAGTCATTTACAGCGAAGCCCGCGGTGAGCCGTACAAAGGGCAGGTTGCGGTCGGGGCCGTTGTCATGAACCGCATTCAATCCAGCGAATTTCCGAATGACATTCGGGGCGTCGTCTTTCAAAAAGGGGCTTTTACGGCCGTGGATGACGGACAATACTGGCTGACGCCGAACCGTTCCGCCTATCTTGCCGCATTGGATGCCGTTCGCGGCTGGGATCCGACTTACGAATCCCTGTATTATTTCAATCCTAAAACCGCGACCAGCGACTGGATCTGGTCCAGGCCGCAAGTGCTGCAGATCGGCAATCATATTTTTGCTCATTAAGGATTCATTCAGTTAATCTTTCATTAGCTGAAACACACGAAGACAGAATTTTCGACGCCTTGTTCCTTGTCCGTCGCTGCGGGCAAGGAGAGACGCATAAAAGAAGCAGCTTGATTCCCTTCCCGGGTCTTCAAGCTGCTTCTTCTTTCATATAAGTTAACGTTTGTTTGCTTTGGCCTTCTCCACGGGACAAATGCACACCGGGCGCGTGACTTCCAACGTATAGCCCGTAGAGACCAGATTCCCCGTATCCGGGTCGATCCGGAAGCTTGCGATCAATCCGTTATCCTGATTCGCCGTAAGCAGGAAGCCATCCGGCAGTATATTGAAGTGGCGCGGCGTTTTGCCGCCGGAAGACACCCAGTTGACGGCACGGAGCGTACCGGCTTCCTGGTCGATTACATATTGGACGATGCTGTCATGGCCCCGATTTGAGGCATACAGGTAACGGCCGCAAGGAGATACCAGCAGATGGGCCGATGTATTGCTATCCATCACGACGTCCTCCGGCAAGGTCGAGATATGCTGCAATATTTTCAGATCCCCGAACGTTGCGTCGTTCGCGTATGCCGTTACCGTGCTGTTCAGCTCGTTCGTGCCGTATACCCACTTGCCAGACGGATGAAATGCCACATGCCTCGGGCCGGATCCTGGCGGCAGGCTGATCTCGCGGTGGGTCACCAGCTTTCCGTCTTCCAGCCGGTACACAATCACGTCATCCATCCCCAGGTCACTGACCAGGATATACTTGTTGACCGGGTCTTGGAATATCGAATGGGGATGCGCCTCAGATTGACGGTCATCGCGAAGGCCGCGTCCGCTGTGCTTGATCTTGGAGGCCAGCTCGCCGACCCGTCCGTCCTGCTCCAATGCCAGCACCGAAATTTGTCCATCGCCGTACCCTGTCGTAAGCAGATGCTTCCCGTCCGTTGTGCGGGATACATGACACGCGCCGGACGAGCAGGTAGACTGAACATTCAGCAGCGTCAATTCGCCGGTGACCAGATTGGCCGAATAAGCCGACACGTCGCTTTCGCCCTTCTCGCTCGCTGCATACAATACGGAAATCGAGTCATCGAAATCCAGATAGGTCGGGTTCTCGATGCCTGCCGTACCGCCTAACAGGCGCAGCTCCCCGGTAGCCCGATCCATCGCCCCCCAATGAATGCGATTCTCTTCTTCCGA
Proteins encoded:
- a CDS encoding YezD family protein — protein: MAKPLKVDEMWLERIASLLNDMEFGSLQIVVHEGQIVQMERTERKRFENTASGTVKTSGSSRASGQQRRTNTR
- a CDS encoding lactonase family protein, producing the protein MTAGQELIFYIGTYGSEEENRIHWGAMDRATGELRLLGGTAGIENPTYLDFDDSISVLYAASEKGESDVSAYSANLVTGELTLLNVQSTCSSGACHVSRTTDGKHLLTTGYGDGQISVLALEQDGRVGELASKIKHSGRGLRDDRQSEAHPHSIFQDPVNKYILVSDLGMDDVIVYRLEDGKLVTHREISLPPGSGPRHVAFHPSGKWVYGTNELNSTVTAYANDATFGDLKILQHISTLPEDVVMDSNTSAHLLVSPCGRYLYASNRGHDSIVQYVIDQEAGTLRAVNWVSSGGKTPRHFNILPDGFLLTANQDNGLIASFRIDPDTGNLVSTGYTLEVTRPVCICPVEKAKANKR
- the cysT gene encoding sulfate ABC transporter permease subunit CysT: MTVLPVRKQGRNHRRVLPGFGVGMGLTVLYMSLVVLVPLSALLLNQTGLTWEKFWSVATDPRVLASYRVSLTTAALAALADTILGLLLAWVLVRYDFPGKKWWDALIDLPFALPTAVAGVALTAIYSANGWIGSLLEPLGIKAAFSSLGITLALMFIGIPFVVRTVQPVLEDAERDTEEAAATLGAGRWRTFRTIILPTLIPPLLTGFALAFARGIGEYGSVVFISGNMPMKTEIAPLLIMTKLEQFDYAGATAVALILLLISFALLLGINILQHWTRKTAR
- a CDS encoding sulfate ABC transporter substrate-binding protein, coding for MKKVLKQGVLIGLTVMLTAALTACGSQKTETAATAGEATPASGSSKPSVELLNVSYDPTRELYDQYNKAFAAHWEKEQGQKVTFKQSHGGSGKQSRSVIDGLEADVVTLALGYDIDAIRQAGLINEGWESKFEHNSAPYTSTIVFLVRKGNPKGIQDWPDLIKEGVEVITPNPQTSGGARWNYLAAWGYALKVNNNDEAKAQEFVKELFTHVPVLDSGARGATTTFVERGIGDVLLAWENEAYLSINELGPDKFEIVNPSVSILAEPPVAVVDKNVDKRGTREVAEAYLEYLYSEEGQTIAAENYYRPTLASVADKYKEKFPAIELFTLKDVFGTWEETQTKHFNDGGIFNQIYVPGS
- the sleB gene encoding spore cortex-lytic enzyme, which codes for MITIRKPIRKIISAFFLSVLLILPTFAQTTEAAPLLKPGSENGDVWDLQYRLKTLDFYTQPLDGKYGANTKAAVSRFQKEYGVPADGITGAQTWRQLKKYTLNQSEMDVMAKVIYSEARGEPYKGQVAVGAVVMNRIQSSEFPNDIRGVVFQKGAFTAVDDGQYWLTPNRSAYLAALDAVRGWDPTYESLYYFNPKTATSDWIWSRPQVLQIGNHIFAH
- the cysW gene encoding sulfate ABC transporter permease subunit CysW, which gives rise to MAGTVPAAVPAGKRGTSPSPAAAEKTWVKWTFISLAGLVLLWLIVLPLVTVLSEALKKGWEVYIAALSDPDALSALRLTLLVAAIAVPLNSIFGVIAAWTITKFRFKGKNLLITLLDLPFAVSPVIGGLVFVLIFGRQGWFGPWLESHDIKIIFAVPGIVLATLFVTFPFVAKELIPLMEDQGTKEEEAAVTLGAKGWQIFWRVTLPNIKWGLLYGIILCNARAMGEFGAVSVVSGHIRGETNTLPLHVEILYNEYQFSASFAVASLLLLLAVITLLLKNWFTRKNAH